The DNA window ATCCGGTTGTATCAATATTTAGTAATTTATTAAACTCCATATATTTAATGAGTCATTAATTTCCGTTGTATCAAAGTTTTAATGAACGAATTAGTTCATTAAAACTTCTTTAAATTCTCACATTTTAATAACGCCAATGGGTCTTCATTAACGCTTAATAACGCTAAATAACAATGGCGGCCAACGTGATGTTTCATCAATTAGGGCAAAGAAGAGCCGACAGAGTTTTTCAAGAACGGTTTTCCATCGACATTATGTGTGAAGAGGAAATTCGGAGGAGATATCGGTTCGGTAAAGAATCCATTAATCAAATTGCGGATATGATTGATCCAATCATAGGCCCCAAAACGAAGAGATCACAAGCTCTCTCTACAGAGTTACAGGTACATCACTGACAAATGAAACTTGCTTTGCCATAAGCCTCTGTATATATACTGTTTGTATATGGCCTCTGTCAAGCAACAACAAGGGCTAGCTTCCCTTTGTTTAACTTGATTACGTCACATATGTCGTCATTTTGGTGGCACTGCTGATACTGAAGATAATTGATTTAACTTGACACAAAAAAATGAACTCCGCGTTATTTTTCAATCTATTTTTCCTACTTGTCTTTATCaatttacattttgattttgttgacactttgattttgtttacaaaaaagtgaTACCGAATTATTAGAGTTATCCACCTTTGTATAAATGATCACAATGACAGGTGCTAAGAACGAAGCTTTATTTGCCGTTTGGTTTTTTTGATAAGCCTACCAGTTATATAATTCATCAAGGAATAAGGATTCATTCTTTGAGTTTTATGAGCTGATacttttggtcggggcgtgataaaatccaataaagcccgaagggtttttggatagatttgatcacgcccccaccgaaattatcacctcataatattcaaagaatggttccgtattacttatatttatataattttatataaataaccAAACcgcgctggcgcctcaattatACGTTATTTGAAGTTATagattttatagtacaaaatcgatacgtagtgttatcacaggcaaagactctggaaaatgttaatattttaatgtaacTTTCGCTGTTGAAGAGATTTAGCTTTCATATAGCAGATAAAAGTATGTTTGTGTCAGATAAATCGGGGTATATTTTGACTGCATGCAAATGTAGCGGTCGTGTGAAAATGACCTACATGTATCATTACCTTTAAGACCCCAACAAGTGTAAGAAGAAAGATGATGTAATCAGACTGTAAAGCCAAGAACGTTTATATACTAGTACCAATGCTTGAACgtgaattttaaaatggaaaCGTTAACACCATGCAGTTTATAGAGTTATAACTGTAACCAGTAACCATTACAGTTTTAAGGCGAAGAAACATGACAAAGTgtttttgatataataaatagcatattatcaaagaaaatattgattatatttactGAGTTAAttaatgttgtttgtttttaaggAAGTACGTGTACTCACCTGCAACAATTTAACGTGTATGCATCTTCAGAACACGTGCAGTTTAAACAGAATGGACCCGTTGCATTAAAGTAACTTTCGCCCTTGCGCAGATGCTTGTTCTTGTATTTACAATAGTACCCTACAAATAAAAACGAAAAACACACCATCTGAAATGCTAATTAATACTAACAATATCAGGAACGGCATCTGGCCATGtatcaaataagaaaaattaataacatttcaTCGCTcagaaattcattaaaaaaatcggTTTAGTGgatttattgaacaattttattaaatcaatctCAGGCCAATGATTCATATTCGCTTATGATTTTATATCTATCATCCTATAGAAACTTAATCTCAGCTAAAAACTGTGAacgaaaaaatgtacatgtaattaatgtTCTTAAATACCCTAAATTTGTTCACAATGTACTTACCATTTCCTCTACCCTCAGGCCAACAAAACGCCTCAGCGTAAACAAAAAGAACACAGAAAATGGAGACAAAGAGTGTTAAACGCTCCATCTTAGCTGAATTTGTCTCAAGCAACTTGAATAAATCCGGACACGGTTTTATACTTTAACGTCGGTAATAATCACGTGCACtttaaaaattacagaaaattgtCAGAAAAAATTTATTATGATATACTTTGTAGAAGATTACGTGCAATTTATTTCTACATGTAGTGATTGGGCAAatgtcaggcacgtagcatcgattttgaaagtgggaagggggggggctcatccgaatttttttttacaagccATAGAAAACGGCAAACCGCATATAATCACAATTCTAATCTAATGCAAATGCAAAGTGGGAGCGGGTTTAATTATAACAATATCActtgattttatgatttttacttcaatttattaaatatacacaaaatgtTGGTGGAGAAACTTCATGATAATTAAAGTTTCTCtctgtaaatataagaaaaaatgttCCCTACATGTActagaccccccccccaccaccaccaccaccaccactccCACCTCTCCCCGATGCTACGGGCCTGAAATGGGCTGTATATCGAGCAGCTTGTTTAGAAACACCCATTGCAGTAATTC is part of the Crassostrea angulata isolate pt1a10 chromosome 3, ASM2561291v2, whole genome shotgun sequence genome and encodes:
- the LOC128179074 gene encoding uncharacterized protein LOC128179074; amino-acid sequence: MERLTLFVSIFCVLFVYAEAFCWPEGRGNGYYCKYKNKHLRKGESYFNATGPFCLNCTCSEDAYTLNCCSIGINIFILPNDCERKQVGCNQEAVSKADPSKPCNGPVLSFA